In Leifsonia sp. ZF2019, a genomic segment contains:
- a CDS encoding SDR family NAD(P)-dependent oxidoreductase has protein sequence MSGTDETAEAAEGAADGTTEGAAQSTADRTPRNGRPRTIVLTGASSGIGAVAAEQLAALGNEVAVVGRNPERTRAVAERIGATPFLADFERLDDVRGLAAALLDRYETIDVLANNAGGLNHTRELTVDGHERTIQNNLLAPFLLTHLLRPRLEATGATGRDVRVINTASLANRFGRLRLDDLDWEERPWRGGWAAYGTAKLATILFTVELAEQLTGTGVTAYSFHPGTIATNFGRTSPLIRFGALVTRGTYGIPVADGAAPLVRLAAEPPVLAPSGTYFDRFTANGTVRAQAKDAQLGRDLWAVTQQLVGVDVPA, from the coding sequence GTGAGCGGCACGGACGAGACAGCCGAAGCAGCGGAGGGCGCAGCGGACGGCACAACGGAGGGCGCGGCGCAGAGCACAGCGGATCGCACCCCCCGGAACGGGCGTCCGCGGACGATCGTGCTGACCGGGGCGAGCTCGGGGATCGGCGCCGTCGCCGCCGAGCAGCTCGCGGCCCTCGGCAACGAGGTCGCCGTCGTCGGACGCAACCCCGAGCGCACCCGGGCGGTCGCGGAACGGATCGGAGCGACGCCGTTCCTCGCCGACTTCGAGCGGCTCGACGATGTGCGCGGCCTCGCCGCGGCGCTGCTCGACCGCTACGAGACGATCGACGTGCTCGCGAACAACGCGGGCGGCCTCAACCACACCCGCGAGCTGACGGTCGACGGGCACGAGCGCACGATCCAGAACAACCTTCTGGCGCCCTTCCTGCTCACCCACCTGCTCCGTCCGCGGCTGGAGGCCACCGGCGCGACCGGGCGCGACGTGCGCGTGATCAACACCGCGAGTCTGGCCAACCGGTTCGGGCGGCTGCGCCTCGACGACCTGGACTGGGAGGAGCGCCCCTGGCGTGGAGGCTGGGCCGCCTACGGCACCGCCAAGCTCGCGACCATCCTGTTCACGGTGGAGCTCGCCGAGCAGCTGACCGGAACGGGCGTCACGGCATACTCGTTCCATCCGGGGACGATCGCGACCAACTTCGGCCGGACCTCACCGCTCATCCGCTTCGGTGCGCTCGTCACGCGCGGCACGTACGGCATCCCGGTCGCCGACGGGGCCGCACCACTGGTGCGGCTCGCCGCGGAGCCCCCCGTTCTCGCCCCGAGCGGGACCTACTTCGACCGGTTCACCGCCAACGGCACCGTGCGGGCGCAGGCGAAGGACGCGCAGCTCGGTCGGGACCTCTGGGCGGTCACGCAGCAGCTCGTCGGTGTTGACGTGCCGGCGTGA
- a CDS encoding Fe-S oxidoreductase, which produces MRARDRLADAIDRSVLGRLLFDSPVSRLGYLYATAVGLTWGFLWSTGRVERRAGLFVFRGMPTQTFGRGGSCVGQCYLTDQNVSDDILEHEAVHKRQWQRYGMAFPLLYLLSGRDPLRNRFEIEAGLEKGGYR; this is translated from the coding sequence GTGAGGGCACGCGACCGGCTCGCCGACGCGATCGACCGGAGCGTGCTCGGCCGGCTGCTGTTCGACTCCCCCGTCAGCCGGCTCGGCTACCTCTACGCGACGGCGGTCGGGCTCACCTGGGGCTTCCTCTGGAGCACGGGGCGCGTCGAACGACGCGCGGGCCTGTTCGTGTTCCGCGGCATGCCGACGCAGACCTTCGGCCGGGGCGGCTCCTGCGTCGGCCAGTGCTACCTCACGGATCAGAACGTGAGCGATGACATCCTGGAGCACGAGGCCGTGCACAAGCGGCAGTGGCAGCGCTATGGGATGGCGTTCCCGCTGCTCTACCTACTGTCGGGGCGCGACCCCCTGCGCAACAGATTCGAGATCGAGGCGGGCCTCGAGAAGGGCGGGTACCGGTGA
- a CDS encoding dihydrolipoyl dehydrogenase family protein, whose amino-acid sequence MTTTEYDVIVIGAGAIGENVADRAAQGGLRTVIVESELVGGECSYWACMPSKTLLRSGALLREAAAVGGAREAITGPLDVAAVLKRRDDMTHDWKDDSQVSWLEGAGIDLVRGWGVITGPKEVTVTAEDGTVTVLTAAHAVAVSTGSAALLPDVPGLRASEPWTSRDATSVQRVPVSLAILGGGVVGVEMATAYAGFGTEVHLISRGALLANDEPFAGEAVARSLRDLGATVHLDVSPTAVERIAGDRFRIALDDGSTIETDEFLVATGRLPRTSGIGLEQFGLKDGDWLRVDDSMRVVDESGEPAVEGGWLYGVGDVNHRALLTHQGKYQARAAGDAIAARAHGKPVPLEPWGAFVATADHQAVPQVTFTDPEVASVGLTAAAAEKAGYRVRVVDYAIGSVAGASVVADNYEGQARMIVDEDRQVVLGVTFVGRDVGELLHSATVAIVGEVPLARLWHAVPSYPTISEVWLRLLETYGRPAS is encoded by the coding sequence ATGACCACCACCGAGTACGACGTCATCGTGATCGGAGCCGGCGCGATCGGCGAGAACGTCGCCGATCGGGCCGCGCAGGGCGGGTTGCGCACCGTGATCGTCGAGTCCGAGCTCGTCGGCGGCGAGTGCTCGTACTGGGCGTGCATGCCGTCGAAGACGCTGCTGCGCAGCGGGGCGCTCCTGCGCGAGGCGGCTGCGGTCGGCGGCGCACGCGAGGCGATCACCGGCCCGCTCGACGTGGCCGCCGTGCTCAAGCGGCGCGACGACATGACCCACGACTGGAAGGACGACAGCCAGGTCTCGTGGCTGGAGGGCGCCGGCATCGACCTCGTTCGCGGGTGGGGCGTGATCACCGGGCCCAAGGAGGTCACGGTCACGGCCGAAGACGGCACGGTCACCGTCCTCACGGCGGCGCACGCGGTCGCGGTCAGCACCGGCTCGGCCGCGCTCCTGCCCGATGTCCCGGGGCTGCGCGCGAGCGAGCCGTGGACCAGCCGGGACGCCACCAGCGTGCAGCGCGTTCCGGTGTCCCTCGCGATCCTCGGCGGCGGCGTGGTCGGCGTCGAGATGGCGACGGCCTACGCGGGCTTCGGGACCGAGGTGCACCTGATCTCGCGCGGGGCGCTGCTCGCCAATGACGAGCCGTTCGCCGGCGAGGCCGTCGCGAGGTCGTTGCGCGACCTCGGGGCGACGGTGCACCTCGACGTCTCCCCCACCGCGGTCGAGCGCATCGCCGGCGACCGCTTCCGGATCGCACTCGACGACGGCAGCACGATAGAGACCGACGAATTCCTCGTGGCGACCGGGCGGCTCCCGCGCACCTCGGGCATCGGGCTCGAGCAGTTCGGGCTGAAGGACGGCGACTGGCTTCGCGTGGACGACAGCATGCGCGTCGTCGACGAGAGCGGCGAACCGGCCGTCGAAGGCGGTTGGCTCTACGGCGTCGGCGACGTCAACCATCGGGCGCTGCTGACGCACCAGGGCAAGTACCAGGCCCGCGCGGCCGGCGACGCGATCGCGGCGCGGGCGCACGGCAAGCCCGTCCCGCTCGAGCCGTGGGGCGCCTTCGTGGCGACCGCGGACCACCAGGCCGTGCCGCAGGTGACCTTCACCGACCCGGAGGTGGCGTCCGTCGGCCTGACGGCGGCGGCGGCCGAGAAGGCCGGATACCGTGTCCGGGTCGTCGACTACGCGATCGGCTCCGTCGCCGGCGCCTCCGTCGTCGCCGACAACTATGAGGGCCAGGCGCGCATGATCGTCGACGAGGACCGCCAGGTCGTGCTGGGCGTGACGTTCGTCGGACGAGACGTCGGCGAGCTCCTCCACTCGGCGACCGTGGCGATCGTGGGCGAGGTGCCGCTGGCGCGCCTCTGGCACGCCGTCCCGTCCTACCCGACCATCAGCGAGGTCTGGCTGCGACTGCTCGAGACCTACGGCCGGCCCGCCTCGTGA
- a CDS encoding crotonase/enoyl-CoA hydratase family protein, with protein MTEPKIVTERRGHVLLIGFNRPEKRNAADFELLSALADAYGELERDPELRVGLVHAVGDHFTAGLDLADLGPRIGGDGLSFVREGGIDPWQVSGVSLTKPVVIAVQGTCLTLGIELMLASDVAVAARSTTFGQIEVTRGILPFGGATLRFPRAVGWGNAMRYILTGDTFDAAEAHRLGLVQEVVDDGEQFDRALAIAERIAAQAPLAVQAALANAKRAVRAGDAAAEAELQPTLVRLVGSEDARIGMEAFLTRSEARFVGR; from the coding sequence ATGACCGAACCCAAGATCGTGACCGAGAGGCGCGGGCACGTGCTCCTCATCGGCTTCAACCGCCCCGAGAAGCGCAACGCCGCCGACTTCGAGCTGCTCTCCGCCCTGGCCGACGCGTACGGGGAGCTGGAGCGCGACCCGGAACTGCGTGTGGGCCTGGTCCACGCCGTCGGCGATCACTTCACCGCCGGGCTCGACCTGGCGGACCTCGGGCCGCGCATCGGCGGCGACGGACTGTCGTTCGTCCGCGAGGGCGGGATCGATCCGTGGCAGGTCTCGGGGGTCTCTCTCACCAAGCCGGTCGTGATCGCGGTGCAGGGCACCTGCCTCACCCTCGGCATCGAGCTCATGCTGGCCTCCGATGTCGCGGTGGCCGCTCGGTCGACGACCTTCGGGCAGATCGAGGTCACGCGCGGGATACTGCCGTTCGGCGGCGCGACCCTGCGCTTCCCGCGCGCCGTCGGGTGGGGCAATGCCATGCGGTACATCCTCACGGGCGACACCTTCGACGCGGCGGAAGCCCATCGGTTGGGGCTCGTGCAGGAGGTCGTCGACGACGGTGAGCAGTTCGATCGCGCGCTCGCCATCGCGGAGCGCATCGCCGCGCAGGCGCCGCTCGCCGTGCAGGCCGCGCTCGCCAACGCCAAGCGCGCCGTGCGCGCCGGGGACGCCGCCGCCGAGGCGGAGCTGCAGCCGACGCTCGTGCGCCTCGTCGGCAGTGAGGACGCCCGCATCGGCATGGAGGCCTTCCTGACGCGCTCCGAAGCGCGTTTCGTGGGGCGCTGA
- a CDS encoding arginase family protein, which produces MSAASFLVVPQWQGSGSSRAMRLIDGADAIRGDLPAGATHVVPVPSAAGDALGTGVHRFSSLTLVRELAAAELALLESPVVTVGGDCAADLASVQHAVASRPAGEVALVWFDAHGDLNNVTSSPSGAFHGMVVRALLGDGPDGLASTGAARLASSHLVLAGTRSLDDGESAFVDAAGIRAVAPGELEDPDSVVRAVEATGASAVYIHVDLDVLDPADIDGIGYPEPFGVTPTALCDAIRALRGTFELVGAGLTEFAPESPDAAGRDLPVILRILGALTGPLGTGTPSSTGARPRHLSTDPASSPDGP; this is translated from the coding sequence GTGAGCGCAGCATCCTTCCTGGTCGTGCCGCAGTGGCAGGGCTCGGGGTCGTCGCGCGCGATGCGGCTGATCGACGGGGCGGACGCCATCCGCGGCGATCTGCCTGCCGGCGCGACGCACGTCGTCCCCGTGCCCTCCGCCGCAGGCGACGCCCTCGGAACCGGCGTGCACCGCTTCTCCTCGCTGACGCTCGTGCGCGAGCTGGCGGCGGCGGAGCTCGCGCTGCTCGAGAGTCCGGTCGTGACGGTCGGCGGCGACTGCGCCGCCGACCTGGCGAGCGTGCAGCACGCGGTCGCGTCACGGCCCGCCGGTGAGGTGGCGCTCGTGTGGTTCGACGCGCACGGCGACCTGAACAATGTGACCTCCTCGCCGTCCGGCGCCTTCCACGGGATGGTGGTCCGGGCGCTCCTCGGCGACGGGCCGGACGGACTGGCCTCCACGGGGGCCGCCCGGCTCGCCTCCTCCCACCTCGTGCTGGCGGGCACGCGCTCGCTCGACGACGGCGAGTCCGCGTTCGTCGACGCCGCGGGGATCCGCGCGGTCGCGCCGGGCGAGCTGGAGGATCCGGACTCTGTCGTGCGGGCCGTGGAGGCCACCGGTGCGAGCGCCGTCTACATCCACGTCGATCTGGACGTGCTCGACCCGGCCGACATCGACGGAATCGGCTATCCCGAGCCGTTCGGGGTGACGCCGACCGCGCTGTGCGACGCCATCCGTGCGCTGCGCGGCACGTTCGAGCTCGTGGGCGCGGGGCTGACCGAATTCGCGCCGGAGTCGCCGGACGCGGCGGGCCGCGATCTCCCGGTGATCCTGCGGATCCTCGGCGCGTTGACGGGACCGCTCGGCACCGGCACTCCGTCCTCCACAGGAGCCCGTCCGCGTCACCTCTCCACCGATCCCGCGTCGTCCCCCGACGGCCCGTGA
- a CDS encoding PspA/IM30 family protein, which produces MAKQSIFGRISQLLKANINSLLDQAEDPEKMLDQMVRDFTNSIADAESAIAETIGNLRLLEDDHREDVEAAQEWGTKALAASKQADSYRSSGDTVNADKFDNLAKVALQRQISSENEAKAAEPQIASQTEIVDKLKSGLNGMKQKLEQLKSKRAELIARAKSAQAQSQVLDAVKSVDILDPTSEVSRFEEKIRREEAKVRGAQELAASSLDAQFNQLDDLGELTEVEARLAALKSGGSGAAQPAVTADPASSAPYTPGQ; this is translated from the coding sequence ATGGCAAAGCAGTCCATCTTCGGGCGCATCTCCCAACTCCTGAAGGCGAACATCAACTCCCTCCTCGACCAGGCGGAGGACCCGGAGAAGATGCTGGACCAGATGGTCCGCGACTTCACCAACAGCATCGCCGACGCCGAGAGCGCGATCGCCGAGACGATCGGCAACCTGCGTCTGCTCGAGGACGACCACCGCGAAGACGTGGAGGCCGCCCAGGAGTGGGGCACGAAGGCCCTGGCGGCGAGCAAGCAGGCCGACTCCTACCGTTCGTCCGGAGACACGGTGAACGCCGACAAGTTCGACAACCTGGCCAAGGTGGCCCTGCAGCGCCAGATCTCGTCCGAGAACGAGGCGAAGGCCGCCGAGCCGCAGATCGCGTCGCAGACCGAGATCGTGGACAAGCTCAAGTCGGGCCTCAACGGCATGAAGCAGAAGCTGGAGCAGCTGAAGAGCAAGCGTGCCGAGCTGATCGCACGGGCGAAGAGCGCGCAGGCGCAGTCGCAGGTGCTCGACGCGGTGAAGAGCGTCGACATCCTCGACCCCACCAGCGAGGTCTCGCGGTTCGAGGAGAAGATCCGGCGCGAGGAGGCGAAGGTGCGCGGAGCCCAGGAGCTCGCCGCCTCCAGCCTCGACGCGCAGTTCAACCAGCTCGACGACCTCGGCGAGCTCACCGAGGTGGAGGCCCGGCTCGCTGCCCTGAAGTCCGGCGGCTCCGGCGCGGCGCAGCCCGCGGTGACGGCCGACCCGGCGTCCTCCGCCCCCTACACCCCGGGGCAGTGA
- a CDS encoding TPM domain-containing protein, producing the protein MLLRRVLTGVLLAGALIAGPLAIAAPASAEDPVDLGSSHVDDVAGVLSDSEADAVSAAAAKLADDHKIDLFVVYVPRFTNPTDAADWANETAAQNNLGPNDYLLAVATDGRAYYLSGDDEGPVSADQLDSIEQNDVEPRLRAGDWSGAGIAAANGLADAVGGGGSGFFWFFLIAVVVVGLIIFLVVRSRRTKKAGSAVGGAPGRPQSELETIPIEELQRRAGSALVQTDDAIRTSEEELGFATAQYGADPVVPFQAALDQAKGQLREAFTLKQKLDDAEPDTDEQRRQWNIRIVELCAAANQALDAQADAFDELRSLEKRIPEASAEVSAAAQQVSARVEQTRTTAAALAQRYTDASLATVQDNVDQATQRLAFVTTALAAATQKADAGDTSAAAIGVRAAEESVDQAKLLLDAVDRVAADLKATQQSIDTVLPELDSDLAEARALAAAGDPGGTIAGVIAGTEQTVADVRAKLAAGPINPLEIAQRLEAANRSIDGVLQGVRDARAQTQRAQSSLQQTLLTARARVSACEDFITARRGAVGPEARTRLAEAGRLVVQAEQTATTDPVTALGEAQRAAQLADEATQLAQRDVGGFQPQQGGLGDLFGGGSGSGGGGNGAMGAILGGILINSVLNGGLGGWGGGSGGGRSGGGRSGGGGFSPGSFGGGGTRTRRGGGRF; encoded by the coding sequence ATGCTCTTGCGACGTGTTCTGACCGGGGTTCTGCTGGCCGGCGCGCTGATCGCCGGGCCGCTCGCGATCGCGGCCCCGGCCTCCGCGGAGGATCCGGTCGACCTCGGCTCCAGCCACGTCGACGATGTCGCGGGGGTGCTCTCCGACAGCGAGGCGGACGCCGTCTCCGCCGCGGCGGCGAAGCTCGCGGACGACCACAAGATCGACCTCTTCGTCGTCTACGTCCCGCGCTTCACCAACCCGACGGATGCCGCCGACTGGGCCAACGAGACGGCGGCGCAGAACAACCTCGGCCCGAACGACTACCTGCTCGCGGTGGCGACGGACGGGCGCGCCTACTACCTGTCCGGCGATGACGAGGGTCCGGTCAGTGCCGACCAGCTCGACAGCATCGAGCAGAACGACGTGGAGCCCCGGCTCCGGGCGGGCGACTGGTCAGGGGCGGGCATCGCCGCTGCGAACGGACTGGCCGACGCGGTCGGCGGCGGCGGCTCCGGCTTCTTCTGGTTCTTCCTGATCGCCGTCGTGGTGGTCGGGCTCATCATCTTCCTGGTCGTGCGGTCTCGGCGTACGAAGAAGGCGGGATCCGCCGTCGGCGGAGCCCCCGGACGACCGCAGAGCGAGCTGGAGACCATCCCGATCGAGGAGCTCCAGCGGCGTGCGGGGTCCGCCCTCGTGCAGACGGACGACGCCATCCGCACCAGCGAGGAGGAGCTCGGCTTCGCGACGGCGCAGTACGGCGCCGACCCGGTCGTTCCGTTCCAGGCCGCGCTCGACCAGGCGAAGGGACAGCTGCGCGAGGCGTTCACGCTCAAGCAGAAGCTGGACGACGCGGAGCCGGACACCGACGAGCAGCGCCGGCAGTGGAACATCCGCATCGTCGAGCTCTGCGCCGCCGCGAACCAGGCACTCGATGCCCAGGCGGACGCGTTCGACGAGCTGCGGTCGCTCGAGAAGCGCATCCCGGAGGCGTCGGCGGAGGTGTCCGCCGCCGCCCAGCAGGTCTCCGCCCGCGTCGAGCAGACGCGCACCACGGCGGCGGCGCTCGCACAGCGCTATACGGACGCATCCCTCGCGACAGTGCAGGACAACGTCGACCAGGCGACGCAGCGGCTCGCGTTCGTGACGACCGCCCTCGCCGCCGCGACGCAGAAGGCGGATGCCGGCGACACCAGTGCCGCGGCCATCGGCGTGCGCGCGGCGGAGGAGTCGGTCGACCAGGCGAAACTCCTCCTCGACGCGGTGGACCGGGTCGCAGCCGACCTGAAGGCGACGCAGCAGTCGATCGACACCGTGCTCCCGGAACTCGACAGCGACCTCGCCGAGGCGCGTGCCCTCGCAGCCGCGGGGGACCCGGGCGGCACGATCGCGGGGGTGATCGCCGGCACGGAGCAGACCGTCGCCGATGTGCGCGCGAAACTCGCCGCCGGTCCCATCAACCCGCTCGAGATCGCGCAGCGACTGGAAGCGGCGAACCGCTCGATCGACGGCGTGCTGCAGGGAGTCCGCGACGCGCGCGCACAGACCCAGCGCGCCCAGTCGTCGCTGCAGCAGACGCTGCTGACGGCCAGGGCGCGGGTCTCGGCCTGCGAGGACTTCATCACCGCGCGCCGCGGAGCGGTCGGCCCCGAGGCGCGGACGCGACTCGCCGAGGCCGGCCGCCTCGTCGTGCAGGCGGAGCAGACCGCGACGACCGACCCCGTCACCGCACTCGGGGAGGCCCAGCGCGCGGCGCAGCTCGCCGACGAGGCCACGCAGCTCGCGCAGCGCGACGTCGGCGGGTTCCAGCCTCAGCAGGGCGGCCTCGGAGATCTCTTCGGCGGCGGCTCCGGATCGGGCGGTGGCGGCAACGGCGCGATGGGCGCCATCCTCGGCGGCATCCTCATCAACTCCGTGCTGAACGGAGGGCTGGGCGGCTGGGGCGGCGGCTCCGGCGGAGGGCGCAGCGGTGGCGGGCGCAGCGGAGGCGGCGGTTTCAGCCCCGGCAGTTTCGGCGGCGGGGGTACGCGCACCCGGCGCGGAGGCGGCCGCTTCTAG
- a CDS encoding gamma-glutamyl-gamma-aminobutyrate hydrolase family protein gives MSASGARTLAVVEATRFRGHDPEYHAYVQLLVGNVIAEARDQGWAVTRLAADEGEEALLQRTDGSDALVVVGGEDIDPAYYGAAGGYAYESRHLAVADAAQLALARRAVERRTPLLGICRGLQIVNVALGGTLVQDLGERSPHVNRGFPIPEVLTTHPVLLEPGSRVSELLGSGIVDVRSAHHQAVAALGAGLVVTGRAPDGHVEAVEHVDAPVLAVQWHPEDVAAPAGQLTALLGALRSGVAVAA, from the coding sequence GTGTCCGCATCCGGCGCTCGCACGCTCGCCGTCGTCGAGGCCACCCGCTTCCGCGGCCACGACCCGGAGTACCACGCGTACGTGCAGCTCCTCGTCGGCAACGTCATCGCCGAGGCACGGGACCAGGGCTGGGCCGTCACGCGTCTCGCCGCGGACGAGGGCGAGGAGGCTCTCCTGCAGCGCACGGACGGGTCGGACGCGCTCGTCGTGGTCGGGGGAGAGGACATCGATCCCGCCTACTACGGGGCGGCCGGCGGATACGCGTACGAGAGTCGTCACCTCGCCGTCGCCGACGCCGCGCAGCTCGCCCTCGCGCGCCGCGCCGTCGAGCGCCGCACGCCGCTGCTCGGCATCTGCCGCGGCCTCCAGATCGTCAACGTCGCCCTCGGCGGCACGCTCGTGCAGGACCTGGGCGAGCGCTCCCCGCATGTCAACCGCGGTTTCCCCATCCCCGAGGTGCTGACCACCCACCCGGTGCTCCTGGAGCCGGGCTCGCGCGTCTCCGAGCTGCTCGGTTCGGGAATCGTGGACGTGCGCAGCGCACACCACCAGGCCGTCGCCGCGCTCGGCGCGGGCCTCGTCGTCACCGGCCGAGCGCCGGACGGACACGTGGAGGCGGTCGAGCACGTCGACGCCCCGGTGCTCGCCGTGCAATGGCATCCGGAGGACGTCGCCGCGCCCGCCGGTCAGCTCACCGCCCTGCTCGGCGCGCTGCGCAGCGGGGTCGCCGTCGCCGCCTGA
- a CDS encoding N-acetylglucosamine kinase: MGALTGGRAEGVAPIVIAVDGGGSKTDAVAVELDGTVAAAARAGTSSPHLIGMDASARIVDDLIERLLAETGPRPIAAAGIYLSGLDLPAEVEAFRSGIAGYAWADAVVDNDLFALLRAGTSEPDAVAVVCGTGINCVGVRADGAVVRYPSLGMISGDWGGGWHLGEQALWHAARAVDGRGSATALTAAIPAVYGLDDVQAVIEALHFARIPNADLARIAPSVFACAEDGDAVAVGLVDRQAEEIVALAATTLRRLELLGRPVPVVLGGGIVGSRDARLLDGIASGLAERAPLARIELVTAAPILGAALLALEAAGAGPDALAHARSGLAERRAALVR, encoded by the coding sequence GTGGGCGCGCTGACCGGGGGCCGGGCAGAGGGAGTCGCGCCGATCGTCATCGCGGTCGACGGCGGCGGCTCCAAGACCGACGCCGTCGCCGTTGAGCTGGACGGGACGGTCGCTGCCGCCGCGCGTGCCGGCACCTCCAGCCCGCACCTGATCGGGATGGACGCCTCCGCACGGATCGTCGACGACCTGATCGAGCGTCTGCTGGCCGAGACCGGCCCCCGGCCGATCGCCGCCGCCGGCATCTACCTCTCCGGCCTCGACCTGCCCGCGGAGGTGGAGGCGTTCCGATCCGGGATCGCCGGCTACGCCTGGGCCGACGCCGTCGTCGACAACGACCTCTTCGCCCTCCTGCGCGCCGGCACCAGCGAGCCCGACGCCGTCGCCGTCGTCTGCGGCACCGGCATCAACTGCGTGGGCGTGCGCGCCGACGGTGCGGTGGTGCGCTACCCCTCGCTCGGGATGATATCCGGCGATTGGGGCGGAGGCTGGCATCTCGGCGAACAGGCGCTCTGGCACGCCGCACGTGCCGTCGACGGCCGCGGCTCGGCGACTGCGCTGACGGCCGCGATCCCCGCGGTGTACGGGCTCGACGATGTGCAGGCCGTGATCGAGGCGCTGCACTTCGCGCGCATCCCGAACGCCGATCTGGCCCGCATCGCGCCGTCCGTGTTCGCGTGCGCGGAGGACGGGGACGCCGTGGCCGTGGGGCTGGTCGATCGCCAGGCGGAGGAGATCGTGGCGTTGGCCGCGACCACCCTGCGGCGGCTGGAGCTGCTCGGCCGACCCGTCCCTGTCGTGCTCGGCGGCGGCATCGTCGGCTCGCGGGACGCCCGCCTCCTCGACGGCATCGCGAGCGGACTGGCCGAGCGGGCACCGCTCGCCCGCATCGAGCTCGTCACCGCCGCCCCGATCCTCGGCGCCGCACTTCTGGCCTTGGAGGCGGCCGGCGCCGGTCCGGACGCCCTCGCGCACGCGCGTTCGGGATTGGCCGAGCGGCGGGCCGCGCTGGTCCGCTAG
- a CDS encoding 6-phospho-beta-glucosidase produces MKLAVVGGGSTYTPELIDGFARMRDVLPIEELWLVDTDPERLRLVGGMSERMFRAAGHTGRIVPTSDLVAGVADADAVLIQLRVGGQAARHGDETFPHECGCIGQETTGPGGFAKALRTVPVVLSVAEVVRRHAKPDAWIVDFTNPVGIVTRALLQEGHRAVGLCNVAIGFQRRFANLLGVDHTQVQLGHVGLNHLTWERSVTVADAGGTRDALPALLGAHLAELAEEIELPSSLISLLGSVPSYYLRYYYAHDEVLREQLDAPTRAEAVQRVERELLELYADPAQDSKPEQLAQRGGAFYSEAAVDLIASLTSDRGDVQVVNLRNDGSLPFLPDDHVIEVPATVGAAGLQALPIEPLPDDVGGLIAHVAGYERLALEAAVHGGRDRVVRAMLAHPLVGQYDRAEKLTDLLIAGNREHLAWAR; encoded by the coding sequence TTGAAACTGGCAGTCGTGGGCGGCGGATCCACCTACACACCCGAACTGATCGACGGGTTCGCACGGATGCGCGACGTGCTCCCGATCGAGGAGCTGTGGCTGGTCGACACCGACCCCGAACGCCTGCGCCTCGTCGGGGGCATGAGCGAGCGGATGTTCCGCGCGGCCGGGCACACCGGGCGCATCGTCCCGACCTCCGACCTCGTCGCCGGCGTCGCGGACGCGGACGCGGTGCTCATCCAGTTGCGGGTCGGCGGGCAGGCCGCACGGCACGGCGACGAGACGTTCCCGCACGAGTGCGGGTGCATCGGGCAGGAGACCACCGGCCCGGGCGGGTTCGCGAAGGCCCTGCGCACGGTGCCGGTCGTGCTGAGCGTCGCGGAGGTCGTGCGTCGTCACGCCAAGCCCGACGCGTGGATCGTCGACTTCACCAATCCGGTCGGCATCGTGACCCGCGCCCTGCTCCAGGAGGGTCATCGCGCAGTGGGGCTCTGCAACGTGGCGATCGGTTTCCAGCGACGCTTCGCGAACCTGCTCGGCGTCGACCACACGCAGGTGCAGCTCGGTCACGTGGGCCTCAACCACCTCACGTGGGAGCGTTCGGTCACCGTCGCCGACGCCGGTGGGACGCGCGACGCGCTTCCCGCCCTGCTCGGGGCGCACCTCGCCGAGCTGGCGGAGGAGATCGAGCTGCCGTCGTCGCTGATCTCGCTGCTGGGCAGCGTCCCCAGCTACTACCTGCGCTACTACTACGCGCACGACGAGGTGCTCCGCGAGCAGCTCGACGCCCCCACCCGTGCGGAGGCCGTGCAGCGCGTCGAGCGCGAACTCCTCGAGCTGTACGCGGACCCGGCGCAGGACTCCAAGCCGGAGCAGCTGGCGCAGCGCGGCGGCGCGTTCTACTCGGAGGCGGCGGTCGACCTCATCGCGTCGCTCACGAGCGACCGCGGCGACGTGCAGGTCGTGAACCTGCGCAACGACGGCTCGCTGCCGTTCCTGCCCGACGACCACGTGATCGAGGTCCCGGCCACGGTCGGGGCGGCCGGGCTTCAGGCCCTCCCGATCGAGCCGCTCCCGGACGACGTGGGCGGGCTGATCGCGCACGTCGCGGGATACGAGCGCCTCGCCCTGGAGGCGGCGGTGCACGGCGGACGCGACCGGGTCGTTCGCGCGATGCTCGCGCATCCCCTCGTCGGGCAGTACGACCGCGCCGAGAAGCTCACCGATCTGCTGATCGCCGGCAACCGGGAGCACCTCGCGTGGGCGCGCTGA